The nucleotide sequence GGTTGGGCAGCAAACGGGCCATGGCGGTGTCGTTGGGAGGGCAGGCGGAATTGGTGCCCAAGCGGCTGGTGTTTGGCGCCTACCTCTATAATCTTAACCAAGCCAAACTAGCCGATTACCAGCAGGAGCGGGTACCCACTGTGCTGAAAGCGGGTATTTCGTATCGTGCGTCTGGTAAGGTGCAGCTCAGCATCGAAACCGAAAAGGACGTCGAGCAGGACGCCGATTTCAAAGCTGGTCTTGAGTACCTCGTGATTGAGAAGCTGGCACTGCGGGCGGGCTTCCGGACCCTTACCGAGGAAACTACGGCTGGCGTTGGCGTGAAGGCCGGGGCGCTTGCAATAGATTATGCGGCGGCTTGGCAAGGGGCGCTGGGGCTCAGCCAACACGTGGGCATCAGCTTCTTGGTGGGGCAGAAACCATGAGACGCATGCTGGTTGCCTTAGCGGGCCTACTGAAGTTGAAACGGATAAAATCCGGTTTCTGGCTGTTGGGAATAGTGCTAAACAGCTTTGGGGTTCAAGCGCAGGAATACGTGCGCCCAGCAGCAGACTTCGACCGCCTGACGCAGGAGCTATTTGCTGAGATTCAGAGTGACCAAGTGCCGTACGAAGATCTGTACGAGACGCTGCTACAGTACTACCAAACCCCACTCAACCTGAACACGGCCACCCGGGAAGAACTGCGCGGGCTGTTGCTGCTCTCCGAAAGTCAAATCACGAACTTGCTCGAGTATCGGCAGCAACGGGGGGCGTTACTCACGCTCTATGAACTGCAGGTGGTGCCTGGTTTCGACATGCGCAGTATCTACCGTGCGGCTCCGTTCGTGACGGCGCAGGTAGCGGGCGGCAGCAACGGCTTGCGGGGCCCGCTGTGGCAGCGCGTGCTGCAAGAAGACAACAATGCACTGTTTGTGCGTTACGAGCGGGTGCTGCAAGGCCGCAAAGGATATGCGGCGGTGTCGCTCGATAGCTCGGGTCAGGGACCAACACGCTACGTAGGGTCGCCGGATAAGCTGTTGGTGCGCTACCGCGTTAGCCATACCAAGGATTTCAGCTTGGGGTTCACTGCCGAGAAGGATGCCGGCGAGCAACTGGTTTGGAACCCTAAGTCCCGCCGTTACGGACCCGATTTCTTGTCGGGGCACTTGGTGGTGCAGGAGCGAGGACGGCTGAAAACGCTAGCTGTAGGCGACTATCAGCTGCAATTCGGGCAGGGGTTGTTGCTGTCGTCGGGGCTGCAAGTAGGGAAGGGGGCCGAAACAATTACCACCTTGCGGCGCAGCTCGGTGGGCGTTCGGCCCTATTCATCGGTGCTGGAGACTACGTTTTTTCGGGGCGCTGCGGCTACGGTCAGTGTGGCGCCCACGGTGCGGGCTACGGCTTTTGTTTCGCGCAAGCGGGTAGATGCCAGCGTGCAGTTTGCTGCCGATTCCTTGGCTGAGTTCAACGAGTTTTCATCGGGCTTTCAGCTTACTGGCTTCCACCGCACGCCCGCTGAATTAGCCAACCGGCAGGCCTTGCGCGAAACCGTAGCGGGTGGCAATCTGAGCTACACCAGCCGCAGCAGCAATTTCACGGCCGGCCTGACTGCTGTCGATACGTATTTCGACAAAGCCATTCAGCGGCGGCCG is from Hymenobacter tibetensis and encodes:
- a CDS encoding helix-hairpin-helix domain-containing protein, whose translation is MLVALAGLLKLKRIKSGFWLLGIVLNSFGVQAQEYVRPAADFDRLTQELFAEIQSDQVPYEDLYETLLQYYQTPLNLNTATREELRGLLLLSESQITNLLEYRQQRGALLTLYELQVVPGFDMRSIYRAAPFVTAQVAGGSNGLRGPLWQRVLQEDNNALFVRYERVLQGRKGYAAVSLDSSGQGPTRYVGSPDKLLVRYRVSHTKDFSLGFTAEKDAGEQLVWNPKSRRYGPDFLSGHLVVQERGRLKTLAVGDYQLQFGQGLLLSSGLQVGKGAETITTLRRSSVGVRPYSSVLETTFFRGAAATVSVAPTVRATAFVSRKRVDASVQFAADSLAEFNEFSSGFQLTGFHRTPAELANRQALRETVAGGNLSYTSRSSNFTAGLTAVDTYFDKAIQRRPELYNRYEFRGRHNMAVSTQYSYVHGNMLLFGETARSSSGGIGTVNGLLASIAPTFDVSVLMRHYARNFHTLYGNALSENTRNINESGLYLGAKLRPLARWEMSAYYDQFWFPWLKYQVGAPSRGHDWLVRLAYAPTKTSLLYAQLRTREKEYDAAGDRPAPLPVPTIRRSILLYYDANPTSTLGLRTRVQGTRYRENNGPWRTGYVLAQDATVGVGRRLRLTARYALFDTDDYDTRQYVFEQDVLYAFSVPALSGQGTRVYGLAEITCSRHLTFWLRVAETHYRHQQTVGSGLEEIAGPRRTDVKAQARYRF
- a CDS encoding PorV/PorQ family protein; its protein translation is MRQLYLIAVILFLLSITAYGQGNGPGTRGARAAGMGNASVTLSDVWAIGNNVAGLGQLSRPIVGVYAENRYLLSALNTVAAVAAVPLGAVEDNKAKNGVVGVEVQRFGGKLYSEQRVGAGYGYRGGLVSVGVRVDMLQLSIEGLGSKRAMAVSLGGQAELVPKRLVFGAYLYNLNQAKLADYQQERVPTVLKAGISYRASGKVQLSIETEKDVEQDADFKAGLEYLVIEKLALRAGFRTLTEETTAGVGVKAGALAIDYAAAWQGALGLSQHVGISFLVGQKP